GACACGTTGCTGATGTTGGGTGCCATAACCGTTGAGGGTGCAATCGGCGCCGACGATAACCGGATACAGCCGCACTTACACTGGCAGGGGCTGGGCGGAGAGCATGGAAGAAGCCCACGGCCGCAGTGGTGTGATCGTGACGAATGATCTGGTGGCTGAGGTTGTTGCTCAGCAATTGGAGTCGATGTTGTCGGTTGGCAATTACGACGAAGTCAAGCTGCTTTTGGCTCCCTTTCAGCCAGTTGATGTGGCGGAAGCGATTGGTTGCCTTCCTCGAACGCTGCAGGCCCTTGCTTTTCGTTTGCTCGGCAAGGACGAAGCAATTGAGGTCTACGAATACCTTGAGCCAGCCATTCAGCAAAGTTTGTTGGAACGGCTGCGCTCCAGCGAAGTGCTGGAGCTCGTGGAAGAGATGTCACCCGATGATCGGGTGCGCCTGCTCGATGAACTCCCGGCCAAAGTGGTACGCCGTCTCTTGGTGGAGCTCAGTCCCGCCGAGCGGCGTGTGACAGCTCAATTGCTTGGTTATGCCCCTGAAACAGCTGGCCGTTTGATGACAACGGAATATATCGATCTCAAGGAATTTCATAGTGCTGCGCAGGCTCTCACCATTGTTCGCCGGCGTGCGAGAGAAACCGAAACGATTTATAGCCTTTATGTCACCGATGGGCAGAGACATCTCACCGGCATCTTGTCTCTACGTGATTTGGTCACTGCCGACCCTGCCGATTGCATTGGTGATGTGATGACACGGGAGGTGGTGAGCGTTGGCACCGATACCGATCAGGAGGAGGTTGCCCGTGCCATTCAGCGTTACGACTTTCTTGCGGTGCCTGTTGTTGACAGGGAGCGTCGTCTTGTCGGGATCGTCACGGTGGATGATGTGATTGATGTCATCGAGCAGGAAGCCACCCGTGATTTGTACGCGGCTGGCGCTGTGGAGGCCGGAGATGAGGACGACTATTTCCAGAGCAATTTATTCACCGTGGCTCGACGCCGCGTT
The window above is part of the Synechococcus sp. WH 8020 genome. Proteins encoded here:
- the mgtE gene encoding magnesium transporter, whose protein sequence is MEEAHGRSGVIVTNDLVAEVVAQQLESMLSVGNYDEVKLLLAPFQPVDVAEAIGCLPRTLQALAFRLLGKDEAIEVYEYLEPAIQQSLLERLRSSEVLELVEEMSPDDRVRLLDELPAKVVRRLLVELSPAERRVTAQLLGYAPETAGRLMTTEYIDLKEFHSAAQALTIVRRRARETETIYSLYVTDGQRHLTGILSLRDLVTADPADCIGDVMTREVVSVGTDTDQEEVARAIQRYDFLAVPVVDRERRLVGIVTVDDVIDVIEQEATRDLYAAGAVEAGDEDDYFQSNLFTVARRRVVWLSVLVVASFFTSQVIALNEKVLKEVVLLAAFIPLLAGTGGNVGAQSSTVVIRGLSTKSISSLGPFKAVVRETASGALLGLLMMLLVVPFAWWRGESPLIGISVGISLLAITTLAATAGAAFPLLFDRMGLDPALMSTPFITTCTDVMGTLIYLKTAEWLLLNAPQLLEATSISTHLLAALAF